In Lepidochelys kempii isolate rLepKem1 unplaced genomic scaffold, rLepKem1.hap2 scaffold_286, whole genome shotgun sequence, the following are encoded in one genomic region:
- the ZCWPW1 gene encoding zinc finger CW-type PWWP domain protein 1 isoform X2: protein MKKTFAPPLAKPHVLSLREGPEHHGRKEDTRAKEAMTYLLSQGTSDSTETKLKAGHPDTDVKRWKKSRVTKEEDMGHVKGPETAQDVEKRAKRNSSRASAKEMCHLSDLQFEEIVQCVLQKSLQECMEESKRTFQEVEATEVAEQQGLKRETLETSLPAGNLVQHSDEPKGTVSAVDLKESLPKAKKRNKLSLNKMRKELHESTEANKERRKRQRKGEPKKIVQGYTLIADQEETEEGGESTFNQCVAWVQCSYPSCEKWRRLSSDIDPSVLPEDWTCSQNTDLEYNSCDVPEETWSGSENEVVYASYVPGSIIWAKQFGYPWWPAMVECDPDIGEYFLFSSRLDSLPSKYHVTFFGEAVCRAWISATMLRNFHEFSTESLGLKMLRSKDYRQKLDAAVKMAKEAEWISIQERVMRFGFVSRSSEGGLLGHEDSEELFNVDCEPSEENQTCDGNENMVATSDFKEKTSLKGFKKKFTILGSNSSGSSQPKPPAGGSRVNLMPCRRDGLKPELVKMLQVKDNTIRSHPRSSSSDEIFEEFQEVGELEKAKEARGSQEAEKNESSEECSLVLFEE from the exons ATGAAGAAAACGTTTGCCCCTCCGTTGGCAAAACCCCATGTCCTTTCTTTGCGGGAAGGACCTGAGCATCATGGGAGAAAGGAGGACACTAGGGCAAAAGAGGCGATGACCTACCTGCTGAGCCAAGGGACAAGCGACTCAACTGAAACAAAACTGAAAGCGGGCCATCCGGACACTGATGTGAAGAGGTGGAAGAAATCTAGGGTAACAAAGGAAGAGGATATGGGCCACGTGAAAGGTCCAGAAACAGCCCAAGATGTAGAAAAGAGAGCCAAAAGGAACTCAAGCAGAGCATCAGCTAAG GAGATGTGTCACCTCTCCGACTTGCAGTTTGAGGAAATTGTCCAGTGTGTGCTGCAGAAGTCCTTGCAAGAGTGTATGG AAGAGTCCAAGAGGACATTTCAAGAGGTAGAAGCTACCGAGGTGGCAGAACAACAAGGTTTAAAGAG GGAGACTTTGGAGACCTCCCTACCTGCAGGGAATTTGGTTCAGCACAGCGATGAGCCCAAAGGAACAGTCTCTGCCGTGGACCTAAAAGAGTCTCTGCCCAAAGCAAAGAAACGCAATAAACTTTCTTTAAACAAGATGAGAAAGGAACTGC ATGAGAGCACGGAAGCAAACAAAGAAAGGCGTAAGCGTCAACGGAAAGGAGAGCCGAAGAAAATAGTTCAAGGCTACACCCTGATCGCTGACCAAGAGGAAacagaggaaggaggagaaagcACTTTCA ATCAGTGCGTGGCGTGGGTCCAGTGTTCTTATCCCAGCTGTGAGAAATGGCGCCGTCTTAGCAGTGATATTGATCCCTCTGTTCTTCCCGAAGACTGGACATGCAGCCAAAACACAG ACCTGGAGTACAACAGCTGCGATGTACCCGAGGAGACGTGGTCGGGATCTGAAAACGAGGTCGTGTATGCTTCCTATGTGCCTGGGTCAATCATATGGGCCAAACAGTTTGGCTACCCATG GTGGCCTGCCATGGTGGAGTGTGACCCTGACATCGGGGAGTATTTCCTCTTTTCATCCCGGTTGGATTCTCTTCCT TCCAAGTACCATGTGACGTTTTTCGGAGAAGCTGTCTGCCGCGCCTGGATCTCTGCGACCATGCTGAGGAACTTCCATGAGTTTTCCACAGAGAGCCTGGGTTTG AAGATGCTCAGGAGCAAAGATTACCGCCAGAAACTGGATGCTGCCGTGAAGATGGCGAAGGAAGCCGAGTGGATCAGCATTCAG GAGAGAGTGATGAGATTTGGGTTCGTCAGTCGATCCAGTGAGGGAGGATTGCTAGGTCATGAGGACTCGGAAG AGCTATTCAACGTGGACTGTGAGCCCAGTGAGGAGAACCAGACCTGTGATGGAAATGAGAATATG GTTGCGACTTCAGATTTCAAGGAGAAAACTTCTCTGAAAG GCTTTAAGAAAAAGTTCACCATTCTGGGAAGCAACAGCTCAGGATCCAGCCAGCCCAAACCgccagcaggaggcagcagaGTTAACCTGATGCCGTGCCGTCGAGACGGCTTGAAGCCGGAGCTGGTGAAGATGTTACAGGTGAAAGACAATACCATCAGAAGCCACCCAAGGTCAAGCAGCAGTGATGAGATCTTTGAGGAATTCCAGGAAGTGGGGGAGCTAGAGAAGGCCAAGGAAGCACGTGGGAGCCAGGAAGCAGAGAAAAACGAATCCTCGGAAGAGTGTTCCCTGGTCTTGTTTGAAGAGTAG
- the ZCWPW1 gene encoding zinc finger CW-type PWWP domain protein 1 isoform X1, whose protein sequence is MKKTFAPPLAKPHVLSLREGPEHHGRKEDTRAKEAMTYLLSQGTSDSTETKLKAGHPDTDVKRWKKSRVTKEEDMGHVKGPETAQDVEKRAKRNSSRASAKEMCHLSDLQFEEIVQCVLQKSLQECMEESKRTFQEVEATEVAEQQGLKRGSWKGNTPALEAETLETSLPAGNLVQHSDEPKGTVSAVDLKESLPKAKKRNKLSLNKMRKELPDESTEANKERRKRQRKGEPKKIVQGYTLIADQEETEEGGESTFNQCVAWVQCSYPSCEKWRRLSSDIDPSVLPEDWTCSQNTDLEYNSCDVPEETWSGSENEVVYASYVPGSIIWAKQFGYPWWPAMVECDPDIGEYFLFSSRLDSLPSKYHVTFFGEAVCRAWISATMLRNFHEFSTESLGLKMLRSKDYRQKLDAAVKMAKEAEWISIQERVMRFGFVSRSSEGGLLGHEDSEELFNVDCEPSEENQTCDGNENMVATSDFKEKTSLKGFKKKFTILGSNSSGSSQPKPPAGGSRVNLMPCRRDGLKPELVKMLQVKDNTIRSHPRSSSSDEIFEEFQEVGELEKAKEARGSQEAEKNESSEECSLVLFEE, encoded by the exons ATGAAGAAAACGTTTGCCCCTCCGTTGGCAAAACCCCATGTCCTTTCTTTGCGGGAAGGACCTGAGCATCATGGGAGAAAGGAGGACACTAGGGCAAAAGAGGCGATGACCTACCTGCTGAGCCAAGGGACAAGCGACTCAACTGAAACAAAACTGAAAGCGGGCCATCCGGACACTGATGTGAAGAGGTGGAAGAAATCTAGGGTAACAAAGGAAGAGGATATGGGCCACGTGAAAGGTCCAGAAACAGCCCAAGATGTAGAAAAGAGAGCCAAAAGGAACTCAAGCAGAGCATCAGCTAAG GAGATGTGTCACCTCTCCGACTTGCAGTTTGAGGAAATTGTCCAGTGTGTGCTGCAGAAGTCCTTGCAAGAGTGTATGG AAGAGTCCAAGAGGACATTTCAAGAGGTAGAAGCTACCGAGGTGGCAGAACAACAAGGTTTAAAGAG GGGAAGCTGGAAGGGGAATACACCGGCTTTAGAAGC GGAGACTTTGGAGACCTCCCTACCTGCAGGGAATTTGGTTCAGCACAGCGATGAGCCCAAAGGAACAGTCTCTGCCGTGGACCTAAAAGAGTCTCTGCCCAAAGCAAAGAAACGCAATAAACTTTCTTTAAACAAGATGAGAAAGGAACTGC CAGATGAGAGCACGGAAGCAAACAAAGAAAGGCGTAAGCGTCAACGGAAAGGAGAGCCGAAGAAAATAGTTCAAGGCTACACCCTGATCGCTGACCAAGAGGAAacagaggaaggaggagaaagcACTTTCA ATCAGTGCGTGGCGTGGGTCCAGTGTTCTTATCCCAGCTGTGAGAAATGGCGCCGTCTTAGCAGTGATATTGATCCCTCTGTTCTTCCCGAAGACTGGACATGCAGCCAAAACACAG ACCTGGAGTACAACAGCTGCGATGTACCCGAGGAGACGTGGTCGGGATCTGAAAACGAGGTCGTGTATGCTTCCTATGTGCCTGGGTCAATCATATGGGCCAAACAGTTTGGCTACCCATG GTGGCCTGCCATGGTGGAGTGTGACCCTGACATCGGGGAGTATTTCCTCTTTTCATCCCGGTTGGATTCTCTTCCT TCCAAGTACCATGTGACGTTTTTCGGAGAAGCTGTCTGCCGCGCCTGGATCTCTGCGACCATGCTGAGGAACTTCCATGAGTTTTCCACAGAGAGCCTGGGTTTG AAGATGCTCAGGAGCAAAGATTACCGCCAGAAACTGGATGCTGCCGTGAAGATGGCGAAGGAAGCCGAGTGGATCAGCATTCAG GAGAGAGTGATGAGATTTGGGTTCGTCAGTCGATCCAGTGAGGGAGGATTGCTAGGTCATGAGGACTCGGAAG AGCTATTCAACGTGGACTGTGAGCCCAGTGAGGAGAACCAGACCTGTGATGGAAATGAGAATATG GTTGCGACTTCAGATTTCAAGGAGAAAACTTCTCTGAAAG GCTTTAAGAAAAAGTTCACCATTCTGGGAAGCAACAGCTCAGGATCCAGCCAGCCCAAACCgccagcaggaggcagcagaGTTAACCTGATGCCGTGCCGTCGAGACGGCTTGAAGCCGGAGCTGGTGAAGATGTTACAGGTGAAAGACAATACCATCAGAAGCCACCCAAGGTCAAGCAGCAGTGATGAGATCTTTGAGGAATTCCAGGAAGTGGGGGAGCTAGAGAAGGCCAAGGAAGCACGTGGGAGCCAGGAAGCAGAGAAAAACGAATCCTCGGAAGAGTGTTCCCTGGTCTTGTTTGAAGAGTAG